One segment of Spiroplasma kunkelii CR2-3x DNA contains the following:
- a CDS encoding dihydrofolate reductase, giving the protein MIKLLWAMDENNLIGQNNQLPWHLREELQHFKETTLGQTILFGRLTYEGIRRRLSKRKTLVLTRQLDYQINHPDVEVVTDLTAIINFYHQNPKENIYICGGKKIYEATLPYADELIISYIKGKYQGDTYFPSFDLNKFTLIKSNEYQQFVIKYYKRKEQS; this is encoded by the coding sequence ATGATTAAGTTATTATGAGCAATGGATGAAAATAATTTAATTGGTCAAAATAATCAATTACCATGACATTTAAGAGAAGAATTACAGCATTTTAAAGAAACAACATTAGGGCAAACAATTTTATTTGGTCGATTAACTTATGAAGGAATTAGACGACGATTATCGAAACGAAAAACATTAGTTTTAACAAGACAACTTGATTATCAAATTAATCATCCGGATGTGGAAGTAGTAACTGATTTAACAGCAATTATTAATTTTTATCATCAAAATCCAAAAGAAAATATTTATATTTGTGGGGGAAAAAAAATTTATGAGGCAACATTACCATATGCTGATGAATTAATCATTAGTTATATTAAGGGAAAATATCAAGGTGATACTTATTTTCCTTCGTTTGATTTAAACAAATTTACTTTAATTAAATCAAACGAATATCAGCAATTTGTAATAAAATATTATAAAAGAAAGGAACAAAGTTAA
- the thyA gene encoding thymidylate synthase → MEQYLNMARFILKHGQEKDDRTNTGTISFFGYQMRFNLSKGFPLLTTKKVHFKSVVYELLWFIKGDTNIKYLVDHDVRIWNEWPYEKYQASAKYNNETLSEFVEKIKNDANFAAEFGDLGPVYGKQWRNFNGVDQLGKLLENLKKNPYSRRHIISAWNPAEVDEMALPPCHTLIQFYVSKDNKLSCQLYQRSADVFLGVPFNIASYALLTHLIAQVVGLDVGDFVHTLGDCHIYKNHFNQIKEQLTRSPRKLPTLKLNQTITSLFNFKFEDIMLENYDSAPLIKGTVAV, encoded by the coding sequence ATGGAACAATATCTTAATATGGCTCGTTTTATTTTAAAACACGGGCAAGAAAAAGATGATCGAACAAATACGGGAACAATTTCTTTTTTTGGTTATCAAATGCGTTTTAATTTAAGCAAAGGTTTTCCACTTTTAACAACAAAAAAAGTTCATTTTAAGTCAGTAGTTTATGAATTATTATGATTTATTAAAGGCGATACTAATATTAAATATTTAGTAGATCATGATGTTCGAATTTGAAATGAATGACCATATGAAAAATATCAAGCATCAGCAAAATATAATAATGAAACATTATCTGAATTTGTTGAAAAAATTAAAAATGATGCAAATTTTGCTGCTGAATTTGGTGATTTAGGACCAGTATATGGGAAACAATGACGAAACTTTAACGGAGTTGATCAGTTAGGAAAATTATTAGAAAATTTAAAAAAGAATCCATATTCACGTCGTCATATTATTAGTGCCTGAAATCCAGCAGAAGTTGATGAGATGGCTTTACCACCATGTCATACTTTAATTCAGTTTTATGTTTCAAAAGATAATAAATTAAGTTGTCAATTATATCAACGTAGTGCCGATGTTTTTTTAGGAGTCCCTTTTAATATAGCAAGTTATGCTTTATTAACCCATTTAATTGCCCAAGTTGTTGGTTTGGATGTTGGCGATTTTGTCCATACTTTAGGAGATTGTCATATTTATAAAAATCATTTTAATCAAATTAAAGAACAATTAACACGTTCTCCGCGAAAATTACCAACTTTGAAGTTAAATCAAACCATTACTTCGTTATTTAATTTTAAATTTGAAGATATTATGTTGGAAAATTATGATTCAGCCCCATTAATTAAAGGAACTGTAGCAGTATAA